The proteins below come from a single Leptospira ellinghausenii genomic window:
- a CDS encoding SRPBCC family protein, whose protein sequence is MDTFIFQSKFQVPIERLFQFHEDPIGFETLMKANQGIRVIQKPSSLNVGETAILKVPILPFLYTEWIAKHTKYEKNSLFQDNQEKGPFLKFLHTHRFIKVNENESILSDEIEINFYVWPISKFILFPMLYLMFKKRHKLTAEYFSVKPNLIFSGYSRTVVN, encoded by the coding sequence ATGGATACATTTATTTTCCAATCAAAATTCCAAGTGCCAATCGAAAGGTTATTCCAATTCCATGAAGATCCAATTGGTTTTGAAACATTAATGAAAGCAAATCAAGGGATCAGAGTCATCCAAAAACCTAGTTCATTAAACGTCGGAGAAACAGCCATTCTAAAAGTCCCAATCCTTCCTTTTCTATACACGGAATGGATCGCAAAACATACTAAATACGAGAAAAATTCCCTTTTCCAGGACAACCAAGAAAAAGGACCATTTCTTAAGTTTTTACACACGCATCGGTTTATCAAAGTGAATGAGAACGAATCTATATTATCCGATGAGATTGAAATTAATTTTTACGTATGGCCCATTTCCAAATTCATTCTATTCCCGATGTTGTATTTGATGTTTAAAAAACGCCATAAGCTAACAGCTGAATATTTTTCAGTCAAACCCAACCTAATTTTTAGCGGGTATTCTCGAACCGTAGTCAATTAG
- a CDS encoding methylglyoxal synthase encodes METTKKIVLIAHDNRKEDLLDWVKFNRGTLSKHHLSATGTTGKLIHEQIGLPVFRFISGPLGGDQQIGAKIVEDSIDFMVFFWDPLSAQPHDPDVKALLRIAVLYNIPMACNRSSADFLISSPLMEKEYNRQLIDYGSRIPAKN; translated from the coding sequence ATGGAAACAACGAAAAAGATCGTTCTCATCGCACATGACAATCGAAAAGAAGATTTACTTGATTGGGTGAAATTCAACCGAGGAACATTGAGTAAACACCATCTTTCCGCAACAGGCACAACGGGAAAATTGATCCACGAACAAATTGGTTTGCCTGTTTTTCGTTTCATTTCAGGTCCACTCGGTGGAGACCAACAAATTGGTGCGAAAATCGTAGAAGATTCAATTGATTTTATGGTGTTTTTCTGGGATCCACTTTCTGCGCAACCACATGATCCAGATGTGAAAGCTCTATTGCGTATTGCTGTATTATATAATATTCCAATGGCATGCAATCGGTCTAGCGCGGATTTTTTGATCTCTTCTCCACTGATGGAAAAGGAATACAACCGACAACTAATTGACTACGGTTCGAGAATACCCGCTAAAAATTAG